The segment CGAGCGTGAGGCGCTGGAACTGCGTAATACCGTCAGGCTGCTGGAGGCTGAACTGGAAAGGCTGCGCCTTGCCGGGGAGACGGCTGCCCCCAATCTGGACCAGAGTGCCAATATCGCGCAGATCCATGCACTGGAGAAGCAGCTTGAGGAATTGCGCGGCAAACTGAAACTGCTGCAGGAGGAATCGGAATCCGTGCAGGTCACCCCTGCAGACATGCCCAATGCACAGCGCCAGTTCAACGGGCTTCACAACAGCATCCAGCAGATGGCACGTGAAATGCCTTCTTTGGCCATGGGACCGCAGATGTTCTTTCTGGCCATATCCAACAACCTGCCGATTTTTACGGACGAACTGGCCCGTGCCCGTAAGGAATATGATGAGCTGCAGAAGTCAGGCAAGAAAGGCACACCGGTATGGAAACAGGTCCTGTCCTCGCTCTTTTCCTGGCAGACGGCCATGACCACCGGCATCATGCTGCTGGTAATGTACGGTGATGAAATCTGGGATTGGACGAAAAACCTGTTCAGTGCCAAAAAAGGCGTGGATGAATTCAACATATCACTCAAGGAAATGACCGAGATAGAGAAGGACGGCCGTGCCCAGATGGTGCGTACCCGCTTCGAACTGAAATCGGTCATCGATGAAATAAAGAACTTCACCGGCAGCAAGGAACAGGAAAAGGCGAAGGTAGAAGAACTGAACCGCAAGTACGGGGAATCTTTCGGGTATTATAAAACACTTTCCGAATGGTATGATACCCTTATCCAAAAGAGCGAGGACTATGTACAGGTTCTGCTGCACCAGGCCAATGTCCAGAACCTTGTAAAAAAAGCTGCAGAAGCCGATGAAGAGGTGAATAAAATCAAGGCGCAGAAACCGGAAGAGGCGGAAAGCGCCATGGGTTTTTTCGGGAAATGGGGACAATATATCATGCAGTCAAGCATGGCAGAATCCGGGCAGTTCTATGACGCACAGGCTGCCATTAAGAAACATGATCAGGAAGCTTATGACATACTGTTGAAAAATGCCGAAAACAAACGCGACGGTTATCTGAAAAAAGCGGAGGAAGAGGTAAAGAAAGCGGCAGAAGCAGCCAAAAAAGGAAATATCGGCGGACATACCGACCCCGAACAGTCCGGGAAGAATCCGGAAGCGGAAGCCAAGCAACGGCTTGCCACAGAGCGCAGGCTGGCGCAGGATCTTGCCGCCCTGCAGGCCGAGAACCGGAAGGAAGAGATAGACCGTATGCAAGCCGGTACCGAAAAGAAACTGGCACAAATCGAATATGACTATAACGCCCGGAAAGAAGAGATAAACCGGCAGGAAGCCGACTGGAAGCGTGAGAACAAGGAAGCCGGTCTTTCCACCGGAGATAACGGACTTACCCGGGAGCAACAGGATGAACTTGAAAAAGCCCGTGCCTCAAACACCGCGTCCCGGAAAAAAGCGGAGGCGGACGTGTACAGGGAAGAGGCGGAAGCCATGCGTGACTATCTGAAGGAATACGGGACCTTCCAGCAACAGAAACTGGCCATCGCTGAAGAATATGCCGAGAAAATCCGCAAGGCACAGTCCCAGGGTGAAAGGCTGACTTTGGAGAAACAGCGTGATGCGGCTGTGCATAAAGTGGATATGGAAGCTCTGACCCAAAAGATAGACTGGGGAGCAGCATTCGGGGATTTGACAGGCCTGCTTGCAGACCAGATGAAGAACCTGCTTGGCGAGCTTAAACAGTATGTCAAGACGGATGAGTTCAAAAAAACGGGAGCCGCAGACCAGCAGGTCGTCTACGATGCCATTGAACGTATTCAAAGCATGCTTCCCGGTGGTAACGGCACATTGGATTTTGCCCGGTTACAAACGCAGATGCACGCTTTGGGGGATGCCGTAACACGTGTGCAAAATGCGGAACTGCAGCAGGAAGCGGCATTCGCCCGGTTAAAAGCGGCGCAGACCGATTACAACAAGGCTCTTGAAAGCGGTAACCAGGCAGAAATAGAACGTACCAAAATCGCTCTTCAAACGGCCCAATCGTCCAGTGCTTCAGCTGACGAAGAATACCTGAACGCCACCTCTGAAATGAAGGTGCTTGCCGGGGAGGTGAAAAGTGCCTCCCGGGACACGGTTGACGGGTTGAACATGGTATCCAACGGATTGCACGGCTTTGCAAGCGGAACCTTGCAGGGATCATTTGAAGGAATCCAGAATATGCTTACCGGTCTGTCAAAACTGAATATCGGAGGCAAGGTCGGTGATGCCATCAGCCGGATGTCCGAGACCCTGTCAAGTGCCGGAGTCATCGGGCAGATCATATCGGCCATTCTCTCCATACTGGATTTGCTGAAAGACGGTATTGGCCCGATTATCTCATCATTGATAGACACCATTTTCAATGCGACAACCGGAATACTCGACAATATCCTCAGCGGAGACCTGTTCAAACAGATAGGCGGTTCCCTTGTGAAAGGTATCGGGGGATTGCTGAACACGGTGTCTTTCGGAGGTTTCAACAAACTGTTCGGCATCGACGGAAACGCCAGGGAAGTGCAGGCGGCTATAGACCGCCTTACAGACCGGAACGAGAAACTGCAGACCTCCATTGAGG is part of the Parabacteroides sp. AD58 genome and harbors:
- a CDS encoding viral A-type inclusion protein; the encoded protein is MSKPVEVEFLMKDKLTPGMNKAEREALELRNTVRLLEAELERLRLAGETAAPNLDQSANIAQIHALEKQLEELRGKLKLLQEESESVQVTPADMPNAQRQFNGLHNSIQQMAREMPSLAMGPQMFFLAISNNLPIFTDELARARKEYDELQKSGKKGTPVWKQVLSSLFSWQTAMTTGIMLLVMYGDEIWDWTKNLFSAKKGVDEFNISLKEMTEIEKDGRAQMVRTRFELKSVIDEIKNFTGSKEQEKAKVEELNRKYGESFGYYKTLSEWYDTLIQKSEDYVQVLLHQANVQNLVKKAAEADEEVNKIKAQKPEEAESAMGFFGKWGQYIMQSSMAESGQFYDAQAAIKKHDQEAYDILLKNAENKRDGYLKKAEEEVKKAAEAAKKGNIGGHTDPEQSGKNPEAEAKQRLATERRLAQDLAALQAENRKEEIDRMQAGTEKKLAQIEYDYNARKEEINRQEADWKRENKEAGLSTGDNGLTREQQDELEKARASNTASRKKAEADVYREEAEAMRDYLKEYGTFQQQKLAIAEEYAEKIRKAQSQGERLTLEKQRDAAVHKVDMEALTQKIDWGAAFGDLTGLLADQMKNLLGELKQYVKTDEFKKTGAADQQVVYDAIERIQSMLPGGNGTLDFARLQTQMHALGDAVTRVQNAELQQEAAFARLKAAQTDYNKALESGNQAEIERTKIALQTAQSSSASADEEYLNATSEMKVLAGEVKSASRDTVDGLNMVSNGLHGFASGTLQGSFEGIQNMLTGLSKLNIGGKVGDAISRMSETLSSAGVIGQIISAILSILDLLKDGIGPIISSLIDTIFNATTGILDNILSGDLFKQIGGSLVKGIGGLLNTVSFGGFNKLFGIDGNAREVQAAIDRLTDRNEKLQTSIEDLTDTIKASKGTKSVEAYRDAYKYQKETNANYLQIAQEQARYSKSHHSWNYYWGGFSQAQIDKLSGQIGRQWDGNLWSLSPEEMKALRSNVDMWTQIQNTGKGGYGGRLTEKLDDYIDQAGKLEELTDQLYEGLTGISFDGMYSSFIDNLMNMKYGAKDAAEDISEYFMKAMLSNKIGELYSEKLKGWWEKFGKAMEDNELTEAERNALMEEYMQYMDEALALRDNLAAATGYDKTEAGGTSQSAKAGGYTAMTYDQGTKLEGMFTGGLQHWSSMDDRLESVSEKMDTAEGHLARIAENTGVSAGHLGEIKDEIKKMIRDGLKVK